The proteins below are encoded in one region of Tamandua tetradactyla isolate mTamTet1 chromosome 9, mTamTet1.pri, whole genome shotgun sequence:
- the SSH3 gene encoding protein phosphatase Slingshot homolog 3 isoform X2, with protein sequence MALVTVSRSPPASGHSTPVGPTLSQQDPAAKRRSQLQRRQSFAVLRGAVLGLQDGGDSGDAAKATPEPVEEPEAKEQPLGDQTDTGPEAQSPQKQEQRQHLHLMVELLRPQDDIRLAAQLEAARPPRLRYLLVVSTRESLNQDETILLGVDFPDSSSLSCTLGLVLPLWSDTQVYLDGDGGFSVTSGGQSRIFKPISIQTMWATLQVLHQACEAALGSGLVPGGSALTWAGHYRERVSSDQSCLNEWTAMTDLESLRPPATEPGRSSEQEEMEQAIRAELWKVLDTSDLESVTSKEIRQALELRLGCALQQYRDFIDNQMLLLVAQQDRASRIFPHLYLGSEWNAANLEELQRNRVSHILNMAREIDNFYPECFTYHNVRLWDEESAQLLPHWKETHRFIEAARAQGTRVLVHCKMGVSRSAATVAAYAMKQYGWTLEQALRHVQELRPIARPNPGFLRQLQTYQGILRASRQSHVWEQKVGGVSPEEPLAPEVSTPFPPLQPEPEGSGETKVMGLQESQAVPKEEPRPRARINLRGIMRSISLLEAPSEPETASGTGDLPEVFSSNESSEEDPSPQPCPQQSRAKGDRRVRKGPWPALKSRQSVVALQGAALVASRARAFQEQEQEQREAGCPPTPRFRKMVRQASVDDSGEEGGA encoded by the exons GCAGAGCTTTGCTGTGCTCCGTGGGGCTGTGCTGGGCCTGCAGGACGGAGGAGACAGTGGAGATGCAGCCAAGGCCACGCCTGAGCCAGTGGAGGAGCCCGAAGCAAAGGAGCAGCCTCTTGGGGACCAGACAGACACTGGGCCTGAAGCCCAGAGTCCCCAGAAGCAGGAGCAGAGGCAGCACCTGCATCTCATGGTGGAGCTCCTGAGGCCACAGGATGATATCCGCCTG GCTGCCCAGCTGGAGGCAGCCCGGCCCCCCCGGCTCCGCTACCTGCTGGTAGTTTCTACCAGAGAAAGTCTGAACCAGGATGAGACCATCCTCCTGGGGGTGGATTTCCCTGACAGCAG CTCCCTGAGCTGCACCCTGGGCCTGGTCTTGCCCCTCTGGAGTGACACCCAGGTGTACCTAGATGGAGACGG GGGCTTCAGTGTGACGTCTGGTGGGCAGAGCCGCATCTTCAAGCCAATCTCTATCCAGACCATGTG GGCCACGCTCCAGGTGCTGCACCAGGCATGTGAGGCGGCACTCGGCAGTGGCCTCGTGCCAGGGGGCAGTGCCCTCACCTGGGCTGGCCACTACCGGGAGAGAGTGAGCTCCGACCAGAGCTGCCTCAATGAGTGGACGGCCATGACCGATCTGGAGTCCCTGCGGCCCCCCGCTACTGAGCCCGGCCG GTCTTCAGAGCAGGAAGAGATGGAGCAGGCCATCCGGGCTGAGCTATGGAAGGTGTTGGACACTAGCGACCTGGAGAGTGTCACCTCCAAAGAG ATCCGCCAGGCCCTGGAGCTGCGCCTGGGATGCGCGCTGCAACAGTACCGCGACTTCATCGACAACCAGATGCTGCTGCTCGTGGCCCAGCAAGACAGGGCCTCCCGCATCTTCCCCCACCTCTACCTG gGCTCGGAGTGGAATGCTGCCAACCTAGAGGAGTTGCAGAGAAACAG GGTCAGCCACATCTTGAACATGGCCCGGGAGATTGACAACTTCTACCCTGAGTGCTTCACCTACCACAACGTGCGCCTGTGGGACGAGGAGTCTGCCCAGCTGCTGCCCCACTGGAAGGAGACGCACCGCTTCATCGAGGCTGCGAG AGCCCAGGGCACCCGGGTGCTCGTCCACTGCAAGATGGGCGTCAGCCGCTCGGCTGCCACGGTGGCCGCCTACGCCATGAAGCAGTACGGCTGGACCCTGGAGCAGGCCCTGCGCCACGTGCAGGAGCTCCGGCCCATCGCCCGCCCCAACCCGGGCTTCCTGCGCCAGCTGCAGACCTACCAGGGGATCCTGAGGGCCAG CCGGCAGAGCCATGTCTGGGAACAGAAAGTGGGTGGGGTCTCCCCAGAGGAGCCCCTGGCCCCGGAAGTCTCTACACCGTTCCCACCTCTGCAGCCAGAACCCGAGGGCAGTGGGGAGACGAAGGTTATGGGGTTGCAGGAGAGTCAGGCAGTCCCCAAAGAAGAGCCTAGGCCCCGGGCCCGGATCAACCTCCGAGGGATCATGAGGTCTATCAGTCTCCTGGAGGCTCCCTCTGAGCCGGAAACTGCCTCAGGGACTGGCGACCTGCCAGAG GTTTTCTCTTCAAATGAGTCTTCAGAGGAAGACCCTTCCCCACAACCCTGCCCTCAGCAATCAAGGGCCAAGGGGGACCGGCGGGTCCGCAAGGGGCCCTGGCCTGCCCTGAAGTCCCGCCAGTCTGTGGTTGCCCTCCAGGGCGCTGCCCTGGTGGCTAGCCGGGCCCGTGCCTTCCAGGAGCAGGAGCAAGAGCAGAGAGAGGCTGGCTGTCCCCCCACACCCAGGTTCCGGAAGATGGTTAGGCAGGCCAGCGTGGATGACAGTGGCGAGGAGGGTGGGGCCTGA
- the SSH3 gene encoding protein phosphatase Slingshot homolog 3 isoform X1 produces the protein MALVTVSRSPPASGHSTPVGPTLSQQDPAAKRRSQLQRREKRASQLPHYLARQSFAVLRGAVLGLQDGGDSGDAAKATPEPVEEPEAKEQPLGDQTDTGPEAQSPQKQEQRQHLHLMVELLRPQDDIRLAAQLEAARPPRLRYLLVVSTRESLNQDETILLGVDFPDSSSLSCTLGLVLPLWSDTQVYLDGDGGFSVTSGGQSRIFKPISIQTMWATLQVLHQACEAALGSGLVPGGSALTWAGHYRERVSSDQSCLNEWTAMTDLESLRPPATEPGRSSEQEEMEQAIRAELWKVLDTSDLESVTSKEIRQALELRLGCALQQYRDFIDNQMLLLVAQQDRASRIFPHLYLGSEWNAANLEELQRNRVSHILNMAREIDNFYPECFTYHNVRLWDEESAQLLPHWKETHRFIEAARAQGTRVLVHCKMGVSRSAATVAAYAMKQYGWTLEQALRHVQELRPIARPNPGFLRQLQTYQGILRASRQSHVWEQKVGGVSPEEPLAPEVSTPFPPLQPEPEGSGETKVMGLQESQAVPKEEPRPRARINLRGIMRSISLLEAPSEPETASGTGDLPEVFSSNESSEEDPSPQPCPQQSRAKGDRRVRKGPWPALKSRQSVVALQGAALVASRARAFQEQEQEQREAGCPPTPRFRKMVRQASVDDSGEEGGA, from the exons GGAAAAGAGGGCATCACAGCTCCCCCACTACTTGGCCAGGCAGAGCTTTGCTGTGCTCCGTGGGGCTGTGCTGGGCCTGCAGGACGGAGGAGACAGTGGAGATGCAGCCAAGGCCACGCCTGAGCCAGTGGAGGAGCCCGAAGCAAAGGAGCAGCCTCTTGGGGACCAGACAGACACTGGGCCTGAAGCCCAGAGTCCCCAGAAGCAGGAGCAGAGGCAGCACCTGCATCTCATGGTGGAGCTCCTGAGGCCACAGGATGATATCCGCCTG GCTGCCCAGCTGGAGGCAGCCCGGCCCCCCCGGCTCCGCTACCTGCTGGTAGTTTCTACCAGAGAAAGTCTGAACCAGGATGAGACCATCCTCCTGGGGGTGGATTTCCCTGACAGCAG CTCCCTGAGCTGCACCCTGGGCCTGGTCTTGCCCCTCTGGAGTGACACCCAGGTGTACCTAGATGGAGACGG GGGCTTCAGTGTGACGTCTGGTGGGCAGAGCCGCATCTTCAAGCCAATCTCTATCCAGACCATGTG GGCCACGCTCCAGGTGCTGCACCAGGCATGTGAGGCGGCACTCGGCAGTGGCCTCGTGCCAGGGGGCAGTGCCCTCACCTGGGCTGGCCACTACCGGGAGAGAGTGAGCTCCGACCAGAGCTGCCTCAATGAGTGGACGGCCATGACCGATCTGGAGTCCCTGCGGCCCCCCGCTACTGAGCCCGGCCG GTCTTCAGAGCAGGAAGAGATGGAGCAGGCCATCCGGGCTGAGCTATGGAAGGTGTTGGACACTAGCGACCTGGAGAGTGTCACCTCCAAAGAG ATCCGCCAGGCCCTGGAGCTGCGCCTGGGATGCGCGCTGCAACAGTACCGCGACTTCATCGACAACCAGATGCTGCTGCTCGTGGCCCAGCAAGACAGGGCCTCCCGCATCTTCCCCCACCTCTACCTG gGCTCGGAGTGGAATGCTGCCAACCTAGAGGAGTTGCAGAGAAACAG GGTCAGCCACATCTTGAACATGGCCCGGGAGATTGACAACTTCTACCCTGAGTGCTTCACCTACCACAACGTGCGCCTGTGGGACGAGGAGTCTGCCCAGCTGCTGCCCCACTGGAAGGAGACGCACCGCTTCATCGAGGCTGCGAG AGCCCAGGGCACCCGGGTGCTCGTCCACTGCAAGATGGGCGTCAGCCGCTCGGCTGCCACGGTGGCCGCCTACGCCATGAAGCAGTACGGCTGGACCCTGGAGCAGGCCCTGCGCCACGTGCAGGAGCTCCGGCCCATCGCCCGCCCCAACCCGGGCTTCCTGCGCCAGCTGCAGACCTACCAGGGGATCCTGAGGGCCAG CCGGCAGAGCCATGTCTGGGAACAGAAAGTGGGTGGGGTCTCCCCAGAGGAGCCCCTGGCCCCGGAAGTCTCTACACCGTTCCCACCTCTGCAGCCAGAACCCGAGGGCAGTGGGGAGACGAAGGTTATGGGGTTGCAGGAGAGTCAGGCAGTCCCCAAAGAAGAGCCTAGGCCCCGGGCCCGGATCAACCTCCGAGGGATCATGAGGTCTATCAGTCTCCTGGAGGCTCCCTCTGAGCCGGAAACTGCCTCAGGGACTGGCGACCTGCCAGAG GTTTTCTCTTCAAATGAGTCTTCAGAGGAAGACCCTTCCCCACAACCCTGCCCTCAGCAATCAAGGGCCAAGGGGGACCGGCGGGTCCGCAAGGGGCCCTGGCCTGCCCTGAAGTCCCGCCAGTCTGTGGTTGCCCTCCAGGGCGCTGCCCTGGTGGCTAGCCGGGCCCGTGCCTTCCAGGAGCAGGAGCAAGAGCAGAGAGAGGCTGGCTGTCCCCCCACACCCAGGTTCCGGAAGATGGTTAGGCAGGCCAGCGTGGATGACAGTGGCGAGGAGGGTGGGGCCTGA